TCTATCTGGAGCGTCAGCTGACGGCGTTCAGCGATGGGACCCGAGGGGGCGAGCAGCATGGCAGCGAGCTGGCGATCTGGATGCGCGGCATTGCCTTGCAACTGCATGACGATGATCAGCGGCGGGTATTGCTCGACTACATCGCCAGCCCTTGAATCGGGGCTGCTGCGCAGCTCATTCACGGCATAAGGCCGCTACTACAGGAATCGTGAAGGCCCACTGTCCCTCTCCAACGGAAATACCTCCTACCATGCCATCACCCAAGTTTCTCAAGGGCTTTCGCCACGAACTGGCCAACCGCGCCTTCGCCCTGGCGGCGGTCCGGCGCATGGCTTCGCGCTTGCAAGGCCAGCCGTCCCATCCATTCTGGAAGACCTATGCCGACCTCGAACGCTTCAATCAACCGCGTTACCAGGCCGCCGCCGACCGCTGGGGGCTGGATACCACGCCCGGCGTACTGACACGGCTCAAGGCCTGGCTGCTGTCCTCGGTCCCGCGGCCCCTGCAAGGCCTGATGCTGCGCATCGTCCACCACGAGACCGTGAAGTACATGGCCTGGCTGCAGGGCCTGCGCCAGATTGGCCCCGCTGATGCGCAGCGTTTCCTCGACTACATGATCGAGCAGGAGCAACTGCAGCTGGACATGATGCGCATGGCGCTCAATGGGCGCTACCGCGATGTGGTACGGCAGGCCGACACCTTCTTCCTCAAATACAACGGTGTGCGGCTGCTGGCCGAACACCCCTTGCCACCTGCCACCGCGGAGCTGCCATGAACGTCCTGATCGTCCATGCCCACAACGAACCCCAGTCCTTCAACAGTGCCATGGCCCGCCTGGCCGTGGAGGTTCTCGAGGGCCAGGGCCACAGCGTTCAGCTGTCGGATCTCTATGCCATGGACTTCAACCCGGTCGCCAGCGCCGATGACTTCCGTCAGCGCGCCAATGCCGACTACCTGGTCTATGCCCTGGAGCAGCGCCATGCGGTCAACAACGGCACCCTGGCCGCGGACATCGCCGCGGAGCTGGACAAGATCCGCTGGGCCGACCTGATCATCCTCAACTTCCCCATCTACTGGTTCAGCATGCCGGCCATCCTCAAGGGCTGGATCGACCGGGTGTTCGTCTCAGGCTACTGCTATGGCGGCACGCGCATCTACGACCGTGGCGGGCTCAAGGGCAAGCGGGCGATGCTCAGCTTCTCACTGGGTGGGCAGAGCCACATGTTCGGGCCGGATGCGGTGCATGGCGAACTTGACGCGATGCTGCGTCCGATCCAGCGCGGGGTGCTGGGCTATGTCGGGTTGTCGGTGTTGCCGCCGTTCGTGGCGTTCCATGTGCCCTACATCAGCAAGCAGGCGCGCCAGCAGTACCTGGCGCAGTACCGCGAGCATCTGCTGACGCTCGATGAGCGGGCGCCGCTGGTGTTCCCGTCGCTGGATGATTTCGATGCCACCTTGCACCCAAGGGTCCTGTGAAGGGGAGCGATGCTCATGCCTGTTCATGTCGAGCGTTGCGAAGGCATCGCGTTTCTCACCCTGGATCAGCCGCAGCGACGCAACAGCTTCGACCTGTCCATGGCCGTCGCCCTGCGCGATGCCGTGCGCGGCCTGGCGCTGGCGCCGCCGAAGGTGGTGCTGCTGCGCAGCCGGGGCGAGCACTTCTCGGTCGGCGGTGACGTCCATCACTTCCAGCAGTTACTGCAACGTTCGCCCGACGCCCGTAGCGCAGGTGTCGCGCAGTTGGTCGGCGCGGTGAACGAGGCGGTGCTCGGGCTCACAGACCTGCCATGCCCGGTGCTGGGTCTGCTCAATGGCGCCGTGGCCGGCTTCGGCCTGTCCCTGGCGCTGGGCTGCGACCTGCTGGTGGCCGCCGAGGACGCCCGGCTGGTCTACGCCTACGGTGCCATCGGCATCACCCCGGACGGCGGCGGCAGTTGGCACCTGCCGCGCCACCTCGGGCTGCACCGCGCCCTGGCCCTGGCGTTGCTGAACACGCCCTTGTCGGCCCAGCAGGCCCAGGCGCTCGGGTTGGTGGTCGAGGTGGTGCCCGCCGACGCCTTGCCGGCCACCGGCCTGGCGCTGGCCAGGCGCCTTGCCGGCGCCGCCGCCGCTGCGCAGACGGGGGCCAAGCGGTTGCTGCGTGCAGGCCTGGAGGGCGATCTGGCCAGTGCGCTGGACCGGGAGCGAGGTGTGTTCGTGAGTCTTTGCGCCAGCGATGACTTTGCCGAGGGGGTGGAGGCCTTTTGTGAGCGCCGTCCGGCGTCCTTCGGCTAAAAAATTCAGCCATCTTCACGGGATCTTGATAGTCGCTCGAAGGAACGTTGACAGACCCTCGCTAGAGTGCGCGCCAGTTGAAATGCGCCGGGCAATCCCGGTGCGTTTCCCGTGGTGTCGAAAACCTTATCCAGCGAGTCATGATCATGTTCGAAACAACGTCCATCAGGAAGATACTGGGCACTTCGCTTGCCCTCAACGCGGCGCTTGCCTGCAGCCAGGCTAGTGCCCAGGAAAAGACTGCGCCGGACATCATCTGGGGCGACGAGGCCCAGGTCAGCGCAGGCTTCGCCCTGCATGCCGCGCCGCGCTACATGGGCGCGAAGGGCAGCCAGGGCCACCTGCTGCCATCGGTGACCGTCCAGCGCGGCATCTTCTTCGCCGACAGCCTCAAGGGCGTGGGCGTGCAGCACCAGTTCGACAACGGCTTCAGTGCCAGCCTCTCGGTTGGCTACGACTTCGGCCGTGCCGACGGTGACAGCAAGTACCGCAATGGCTCGGACGATTTGAAAGGCATGGGCGAGGTAGGCGGTGCGACGGTGGTCGACATCAATCTGGCCCAGCAGGTCCTGCCCTGGCTGGCGATCACCGCCGATGCCGAGCTGCGTACCGGTGGCTACAAGCGCGGCAACCGCTATCAGTTCGGCCTGCTGAGCACGCTGCACCACAACGACGCCGACACGGTGACCCTGGGCGTCAACGCCCATGCGGGGCAGGCTCGGTACAACCAGGCCTACTTCGGCGTCACCGGCCAGCAAAGCGACAACACCGATTTCGATCGATTCAAGGCCGACCAGGGCATCTATGCCTACTCGGGCGAGTTGTCGTGGATGCACCGGTTCGACCCGCACTGGTCGACCATCGCCAGCGTGAATGTGACGCACTATACCGACCAGGTCCGCCACAGCCCGATCATCCGCCAGGACACGCCGGTCACCTCGACCGTCGGCGTTCAGTACGCGTTCTGATTCAGGCCAGCGGCAGGAACGCCTCTTCGATGAACGCTTCGAGCGCCTGCGCCTCGATGATCTCGATCGAGAAATGCCCGAAACGCTTCGGCAGCCAGATGATGCGGGCACCGGCAGGCGACTGCAGGTGTTCGCGCGCCAGCGGCTTGCCGTTCTCGTCCTCGGGCTGGATGCCGTTGGCCGTCAGTTGGTCATAGGCCTGTTCGATGTCCGGCGTGGAGTAGCAATGGCGGTAGATCATCCCTTCGCCGTGAGTATCGAGCAGGTCCTTGAGGTTGCCCGCCAGCGGCTGCACCAGCATGAAACGCTCCTGACCGATCCGGGCGATGGCGTAGTGCACATGCAGGCCGCCGCGCTCCCAGACGAGCGTGCGCGAGATCTCGGCGCCCAGCACCTGGGCGTAGTAGGTACAAGCGGCCTGCAGATCGGCGACCAGCACATCCACGTGGCTGAATGTCAGGTCCATCGCATCGCTCGCTTTCTCGGCAGGTGTTGTCATCATCAGGCTCAGTGCTGGGTGGGGGAGGCGCTGTCTGCGTTGGCCTGCTCGGCGCCCAGGCTGGCTTCGGCCGCCAGTTTCAGCCGGTCGGCCTTGGAAATGTAGGTGTTGCGGTTTTTCGGCGCCAGCTTGGCGCTGGCCTTCTTGGCGTGGGCTTTCAACAGCTGGTTGATCTTTTTACGACGGTTCATGTTTTTTCGCTTCATTGGCGCCTTGTGGTACGGCAGGACGAACGATACAACAAAGCACCCCTGACGAATCGTCATATTCGCGCTACACCATCACCTGACGGGGTTGAACGAGCGACAGGCACGGAGCCTGTCGCACCCGACAAGGAGGTCATCATGCAAGGAACACCACGGCATTGCGCCTGGATGAGAACGCTGTTCTGGGGCTGGCTGGCCGTTGCCTCGCCGATTTTCGCCGAGGAAATCTGCGCGTTGCCCGACGTCGTCGAGCCCGCCCCGGTGCGCCCGGTGGACTATGTCAACAAGGACCTGCCCACCGACTACCTAGCGCTGGTGCTGTCCTGGTCGCCGGAACACTGCGAGACCCAGCGCAACAAGCCCAAGGCGCAACGGGACAAGCATGCCTTCCAGTGCTTCTCCGGCAACCGTTTCGAATGGGTGGTGCATGGACTGTGGCCGCAGAACCGCTATGCCAAGTCCAACCAGGACCATCCTCGCAACTGCCAGAGCGTCGGCTCGCTGCCGGCGCCACTGGTCAGGCAGCACCTGTGCATGATGCCGGGGCCGGACCTGATGCAGAACGAATGGCAGGCCCATGGTACCTGTGGCTGGTCGTCCGCCGACCGATACTTCGCCGATATCCAGCGGGTGTACGACACGCTGCGCCGTCCCGATACCCAGGCCATGCTCGGCCGCAACCCTGGTCCCAATCAACTGCTGGACGCCAAGGTCAGCGATATCAAGCAGGCTTTCCTGGCCCGCAACCCCGCGCTGCCGGCGCAGAGCCTGCGAGTCTCGGTAGGCTCGGGCAACCGGCTGAAGGAACTCTGGGTGTGCCTGGACAAGCAGCTTGCCCCGATCTCCTGCCCGAGCGGCGGGACCCCTGACAGTCAATCGATCAAGGTCAGGACGCCGTTCCAGTAACCGGCCTGCAAGGAGTGCACCCATGCGAGCATCCGCCGCTGGCGACTATCTGCGGGTACGGGCTATCGCCGGCACCCATGTCGTGTTCCTGGCCTGGGACTTCGTGACGCCGCCGAGCCTCGAGGCTCTGGTCGGCGAACAGAACCTGCTGGGCTTTGCCGTGCACCGTCGATACTTCGACGCGGCCGGCAAGGTGCGGACCCAGTACTACCTGCGCGGCCTCAAGCGCTTCGCCGACAAGGACAAGGGGCTGCCACCGGGCACGCTGGTGCCCACCAGCGAGCATCCGATCCAGAGTTTCCTGTGGGCCGACTACACCGTCGCCGCCGATGGGGATTACGAGTACAGGGTACTGCCGGTGTTTGGCGAACCCAAGAACCTGCGCATCGACGAAGCCCGGAGCGTCGCGGTGCGCGTGCGCTGTGAACCCACGCTGGCGCCGGCCGGCGAGGGCTTGGGGCACGATATCCACTTCAACCGCGGCGTGATCGGCTCCCAGGCTTATGCCAGGGAGTTCGACAACGTTGCTCCCGACCCCGATGCGCCGGCATCAAAACCGATGAAATGGCTTTCGCGGGGCTTGTACGAAGCCCTGCTCGACTTCATCGGGCGTGGCGGCGCTAAGGGCATGGGCTTGCGCGCGGCGTTCTACGAGTTCCAGTACCTGCCAGTTGCCCAGGCCCTGCGCGAGGCCGCCCGCGAAGGCGACGTGCAGGTCGTCTTCGATGCGTACAGCAAGTACAAGGCGAACAACCTGGCCACCATCGAGCAGGCCGGCCTGCAGGCCTGGGTTCATCCGCGCACGGTCAGCGAAGGCATCCGCCACAACAAGTTCGTCGTGCTGCTCAAGGACGGCCAGCCGGTCAGCGTCTGGACCGGTTCGACCAATATTTCAGCTGGCGGGATCTTCGGCCACTCGAACGTTGGCCATGTCGTCCACGCCCCCATCATCGCCCGGCAATACCTGGACTACTGGACGCGGCTGCAACAGAACATGACCCCGGCCAGGCTGCTCGGGCCCAACGCCCAGGCCAGCCCATTGCCCACCTTGCCATTGCAGCCGGGCACCTACCCGCTGTTCAGCCCCCGCGAGCGCAAGGAAACGCCCCAGGCGCAAAAGACCTTGCAGTGGTACGCGGACCTGGCCGGCAATGCCCGGCAACTGGTGTGCTTCACCGCCGCGTTCGAAATCGCCCCGGAATTCCAGAAGGTGCTCCAGGCCCAGAACGACGTGCTGCGCTACGTGATCAAGGACGATCCGCTCAGGAAGACCGAAGACATTGGCACCGACGGTGACGTGATCTTCGCCGCCGGCAGCTACCTGGGCGAGGACAACCCGCTGGCCAACGCGCTCAAGGAGCGTGACAACCCGCTCAACAGCAACGACTTCGTCCATACCAAGTACCTGTTGGTCGACCCCCTGGGCGAGCAGCCCACCGTGGTGACCGGGTCGGCGAACTTCAGCGCCGCCTCCCAGGAAAAGAACGACGAGAACATGCTGGTGATCCACGGCGATACCCGGGTGGCGGATATCTACTTCGGTGAGTTCATGCGCCTGTTCGACCACCACTACGCGCGCTACCTGGCGGCGAAGTACCAGGCCCGGCCCGGGAGTACTGGCAATTACCTCAAGCCGCAGGCCGGGCAATGGTTGCCTGCACACCTGGATCCGTCTAACTACCGGTCGAAGCGGCGCCGCTATCTGGTCGGCTGACAGTCCCCTCAGGCCATGCGCCGCCTGGGCATGTAGGTGATTTGCTCCATGATGGGTAGGAGAAACATAGCGATACTGTATGAATGTCCAGTATTTATTGGGGCTCCTCCCAACGGCCGGCTTCTGTGCGCAAAATCGCGCCGTGGACAATAAATCCAGCTCCGTTAGTTTGAAGGCCTCTCCTTCGGAAAGGGAGAGTTCTCAAATCAAATGGAGCTATGAACATGAACCAACCACAAAACCAGAACCCACTCCGCCATGGCCGCGTCACTTCCCCGGCTTCCCGCGGCGCCGTCGCCATCGACCTCGGTGTGTTGAGCGGCTGGCAGGTCGACGAAATGGAAGGCGGCAAGAACTTCCCGGCCCTGGCGGCCGGTCCGTTCCCCGCACCGTTCCAATCGGACAACCCGAGCGTCGCCCCGCCCGCCGACGGCTATATCCTCAGCGGCGGCAAGACCGACGCCCGTGACTGCGTCAACTTCACCGACGAGGAGATGAGCAAGAAGCTCAACCGCGCCTTCACCTGGCCGCTGGTGAACGTCGACCCCGGGCAGCTGTTCAAGGTGACCTGGCGCTACACCGCGCCGCACACCACCCGTGGCTACCGCTGGCTGATCACCAAGGACGGTTGGGATCCGAAACAGCGCATCACCCGTGCGCAACTGGAGGACAAACCGTTCGCCGAGGACTTCTACCCTCAGGTGCCGTACTACAGCCATGCCGGGGAGCTGAAGGCCAAGGTCGACCACGAAGTGAAGCTGCCGGCCAACAAGAAGGGCCGTCATGTGATCGTCCTGATGTGGATCGTCGCCAACACCGGCAATGCCTTCTACCAGGCCTTCGACGTCGACTTCAAGTAAGTCCGCGGATCTTCCACACGTTCTAAAGGATTGGAACATGTCAAAGATTGACTTTACCCAACTGAAGGCCGCGCGGGACGATGCCGCCTCGCGCATGCCCAGCCTCGAGGGCAAGAAGATCCTCATGGGCTACTGGCACAACTGGCCGGCAGGCCCGGCGGACGGCTACCAGCGCGGGCAGTTCGCCAACATGAGCCTGGAGGAGGTGCCGCGCGACTACAACGTGGTGGCCGTGGCGTTCATGAAGGGCAGCGGCATCCCGACCTTCAAGCCTTACAACCTGTCCGATGCCGAGTTCCGCCGCCAGGTCGGCGTGCTCAACAGCCAGGGCAGGGCGGTGCTGATGTCGTTGGGCGGTGCCGATGCGCACATCGCGCTGAACCCGGGCCAGGAACAGCCGCTGGCCAATGAAATCATCCGCCTGGTGGAAACCTACGGTTTCGACGGGCTGGACATCGATCTTGAACAGAGCGCGATCGACTTCGCCGCCAACAAGACCGTCCTGCCCGCCGCGCTGAAGCTGGTGAAGGATCACTATGCCGCCGAGGGCAAGCATTTCATCATCAGCATGGCACCGGAGTTCCCGTACCTGACCAGCGCCGGGCGCTACGTCGACTACCTCAAGGCACTGGAGGGGTACTACGACTTCATCGCCCCGCAGTTCTACAACCAGGGTGGCGACGGGCTGTGGGTACAGGAGGCCAACAACGGCAAGGGCGCCTGGATCGCCCAGAACAACGATGCGCTCAAAGAGGACTTCCTCTTCTACCTGACCGAAAGCCTGGTCAGCGGCACCCGCGGCTTCACCCGGATCCCGGCCGACAAGTTCGTCATCGGCCTGCCGGCCAACGTCGATGCTGCCGCCACTGGCTACGTGGTCAACCCGACGGCGCTGACCAACGCGTTCAAGCGCCTGTACGCCAAGGGCGTGTCGATCAAGGGCCTGATGACCTGGTCGGTCAACTGGGACAACGGGGTCAACAAGGACCACGTGCCCTACAACCAGGAATTCAGCCGACGCTACGGGCCGCTGATCAACGGCACCAAGGCACCTGCTCGCACCCGCAAGGCACCGACGGGCGCCTGATCGAACTCGCATCGGGCAGACGTGCCTGATGCCCGGCAGTCGAGGCCTGCCGAGGTGAACGATCGATAAGAATCCGATGCCGCAAGGCATCGGATTTTTTGTTGTCTGCAGGATAGGGGCAACCCTGTGAGCCCTATGTCCGAAAATAGCGCGCCTCGAACGCGTCCAGGACACTAGAATGTCGCTCATGACCAACCTCTGCCTGGGCTGGTGCCCACCCTATGACGTCGAAGCGATGCTGGGCTTCCTGCGCCTGCGCGCCATCCCGGGCCTGGAGTGGGTCGAGGGCCGGCAGTACGCGCGCACCCTGCGCCTTGTGCAGGACTCGCAGGCGTGCAGCGGCTGGCTGAGCGTGAGCCTTGATGACGAGCGCGCCCAGGCGCAGGTGACGATCAGTGACAGCCTTGCCAGCGTGCTGCCCATGCTGATCAACCGCGTGCGAACCGCGTTCGATCTGGATGCCGACCCGGTGGCGATCCACCGCGTGTTGCAGGCCAGTTTTCCGACCCGCGAAGGCATGCGTGTGCCCGGCACGCTGGATGGCTTCGAACTGGCGGTGCGCGCCGTGCTCGGCCAGCAAATCACCGTGGTCGCCGCACGCACGCTGGGCGCGCGCCTGGTCACCGCCTTTGGCGAGCCCATCCAGACTCCAGTCGCAGCGCTGGACCGCCTGTTCCCCACACCGGCCACCCTGGCGGCGGCCAGTGGTGACGCCCTTGGCCGACTGGGCATCACGCGCCAGCGCCAGGCGGCGCTCAAGGCCCTGGCCGAGGCCGTGGGGGAGGGGCGCCTGGTGCTGAGCCCCGGCGTCGATGTCGCGGCCACCTGCGCCCAGTTGCGTGCCTTGCCCGGCATCGGTGACTGGACGGCCCAGTACATCGCCTTGCGCGCGTTGCGCTGGCCCGATGCGTTTCCGGCGGGAGACGTGGCACTGCAGAAAGCTCTGGGTGTGAACAGTGCCAGCGCCGCTACGCAGGCCGCGCAGGGCTGGCGCCCCTGGCGGGGTTATGCGGTGCTGCGCGCCTGGCAAGGGCTGGCGGGCGAGGCGCGTGCAAACTGACAGGCAGCACCCTTGGATCGCGGTGTGGCAAATAGCTATAACTGCCACTCGCCTGATGACCCGCTGCGCTATATCATCGCGCCCCCACAGCCGGCAGCAGTCACCCCTCGACCTACCGTCGGCAACCGATGGAACGCGATCCCCTTCAAGGACTTTTCATGCCTGGATTTCTCCGTGCATTCGCACGTCTGTTACCCCTTGCCCTGTTGACGGGCTGCGCCGCCAAGTCTCCGGTCCTCGTCACTGCGCCCCTGCTACCGGCCGCAGGCGATCCGGTCGCGTACCTGGTCGGCAGTATCGGTCCGCTAGGTCGCGACAGTGCCTACACCAACCAGCGGATCCTGTTGCGCAAGCGCGGCTCGCAATACGGCGCGGCGGCCTGGTGGGGCCATGCCGAGGTGGAACATACCCCGAAGGACATCGAAGAGGTACGCGGCAACGACAAGAACGCGCTCCCTGGCGAGGCCAGCGTCTTCGTCATGCCGCTCAAGCCCGGCGACTACGAATTCTACGATTTCCAGTTCTTCTGGACGGGCTTCAACGGCGCCTACAGCACCCTCCAGGCGCGGGAGCAATTCCTGGTGCCCATGCACCTGGAGGCGGGCAAGGCGTATTACATCGGCGAGTTCCGCTCGCGCTGCCTTGGAACTTCGGCCTGCATGTTCTTCCATGGCGACCAGCAGCCAAGGGATGAAGTGATTGCGCGGCGTCAGAATCCTGGTTTGCCGACCTTGCAGGCGTTGAATCTGAACCTGGCGCCGGCGTTTCCTTTCGTGACGACGCTGCCCGTGGCCGGCTCGGCGGATGATAAGCCAGGCAACCAGGAGTCCAAGCAATGAAAAAGTCCCTGCTTCTCACCGCAGGTCTGCTGCTGGGCGGCTGCGCCGGCACCCAGACCCTCCCCGACCCGCAGATCAGGGACGGCCTGGATTACCTGCCGCCGATCACGGTGATGGTCGATTCGCTCGAGCACAGTTACGAATTGCGCAACTACCTGCGAGAAAGCGGAGTATTCAGCAGCGTCGAAAGCGGCAGCGCCGCAGAAGGGCAGAC
This window of the Pseudomonas mosselii genome carries:
- a CDS encoding NAD(P)H-dependent oxidoreductase, whose translation is MNVLIVHAHNEPQSFNSAMARLAVEVLEGQGHSVQLSDLYAMDFNPVASADDFRQRANADYLVYALEQRHAVNNGTLAADIAAELDKIRWADLIILNFPIYWFSMPAILKGWIDRVFVSGYCYGGTRIYDRGGLKGKRAMLSFSLGGQSHMFGPDAVHGELDAMLRPIQRGVLGYVGLSVLPPFVAFHVPYISKQARQQYLAQYREHLLTLDERAPLVFPSLDDFDATLHPRVL
- a CDS encoding enoyl-CoA hydratase/isomerase family protein, with product MPVHVERCEGIAFLTLDQPQRRNSFDLSMAVALRDAVRGLALAPPKVVLLRSRGEHFSVGGDVHHFQQLLQRSPDARSAGVAQLVGAVNEAVLGLTDLPCPVLGLLNGAVAGFGLSLALGCDLLVAAEDARLVYAYGAIGITPDGGGSWHLPRHLGLHRALALALLNTPLSAQQAQALGLVVEVVPADALPATGLALARRLAGAAAAAQTGAKRLLRAGLEGDLASALDRERGVFVSLCASDDFAEGVEAFCERRPASFG
- a CDS encoding MipA/OmpV family protein, whose amino-acid sequence is MFETTSIRKILGTSLALNAALACSQASAQEKTAPDIIWGDEAQVSAGFALHAAPRYMGAKGSQGHLLPSVTVQRGIFFADSLKGVGVQHQFDNGFSASLSVGYDFGRADGDSKYRNGSDDLKGMGEVGGATVVDINLAQQVLPWLAITADAELRTGGYKRGNRYQFGLLSTLHHNDADTVTLGVNAHAGQARYNQAYFGVTGQQSDNTDFDRFKADQGIYAYSGELSWMHRFDPHWSTIASVNVTHYTDQVRHSPIIRQDTPVTSTVGVQYAF
- a CDS encoding VOC family protein — encoded protein: MDLTFSHVDVLVADLQAACTYYAQVLGAEISRTLVWERGGLHVHYAIARIGQERFMLVQPLAGNLKDLLDTHGEGMIYRHCYSTPDIEQAYDQLTANGIQPEDENGKPLAREHLQSPAGARIIWLPKRFGHFSIEIIEAQALEAFIEEAFLPLA
- a CDS encoding DUF2986 domain-containing protein, which encodes MNRRKKINQLLKAHAKKASAKLAPKNRNTYISKADRLKLAAEASLGAEQANADSASPTQH
- a CDS encoding ribonuclease T2 family protein, translated to MQGTPRHCAWMRTLFWGWLAVASPIFAEEICALPDVVEPAPVRPVDYVNKDLPTDYLALVLSWSPEHCETQRNKPKAQRDKHAFQCFSGNRFEWVVHGLWPQNRYAKSNQDHPRNCQSVGSLPAPLVRQHLCMMPGPDLMQNEWQAHGTCGWSSADRYFADIQRVYDTLRRPDTQAMLGRNPGPNQLLDAKVSDIKQAFLARNPALPAQSLRVSVGSGNRLKELWVCLDKQLAPISCPSGGTPDSQSIKVRTPFQ
- a CDS encoding phospholipase D-like domain-containing protein; the protein is MRASAAGDYLRVRAIAGTHVVFLAWDFVTPPSLEALVGEQNLLGFAVHRRYFDAAGKVRTQYYLRGLKRFADKDKGLPPGTLVPTSEHPIQSFLWADYTVAADGDYEYRVLPVFGEPKNLRIDEARSVAVRVRCEPTLAPAGEGLGHDIHFNRGVIGSQAYAREFDNVAPDPDAPASKPMKWLSRGLYEALLDFIGRGGAKGMGLRAAFYEFQYLPVAQALREAAREGDVQVVFDAYSKYKANNLATIEQAGLQAWVHPRTVSEGIRHNKFVVLLKDGQPVSVWTGSTNISAGGIFGHSNVGHVVHAPIIARQYLDYWTRLQQNMTPARLLGPNAQASPLPTLPLQPGTYPLFSPRERKETPQAQKTLQWYADLAGNARQLVCFTAAFEIAPEFQKVLQAQNDVLRYVIKDDPLRKTEDIGTDGDVIFAAGSYLGEDNPLANALKERDNPLNSNDFVHTKYLLVDPLGEQPTVVTGSANFSAASQEKNDENMLVIHGDTRVADIYFGEFMRLFDHHYARYLAAKYQARPGSTGNYLKPQAGQWLPAHLDPSNYRSKRRRYLVG
- a CDS encoding lytic polysaccharide monooxygenase auxiliary activity family 9 protein, with the protein product MNQPQNQNPLRHGRVTSPASRGAVAIDLGVLSGWQVDEMEGGKNFPALAAGPFPAPFQSDNPSVAPPADGYILSGGKTDARDCVNFTDEEMSKKLNRAFTWPLVNVDPGQLFKVTWRYTAPHTTRGYRWLITKDGWDPKQRITRAQLEDKPFAEDFYPQVPYYSHAGELKAKVDHEVKLPANKKGRHVIVLMWIVANTGNAFYQAFDVDFK
- a CDS encoding chitinase, whose amino-acid sequence is MSKIDFTQLKAARDDAASRMPSLEGKKILMGYWHNWPAGPADGYQRGQFANMSLEEVPRDYNVVAVAFMKGSGIPTFKPYNLSDAEFRRQVGVLNSQGRAVLMSLGGADAHIALNPGQEQPLANEIIRLVETYGFDGLDIDLEQSAIDFAANKTVLPAALKLVKDHYAAEGKHFIISMAPEFPYLTSAGRYVDYLKALEGYYDFIAPQFYNQGGDGLWVQEANNGKGAWIAQNNDALKEDFLFYLTESLVSGTRGFTRIPADKFVIGLPANVDAAATGYVVNPTALTNAFKRLYAKGVSIKGLMTWSVNWDNGVNKDHVPYNQEFSRRYGPLINGTKAPARTRKAPTGA
- a CDS encoding AlkA N-terminal domain-containing protein, coding for MSLMTNLCLGWCPPYDVEAMLGFLRLRAIPGLEWVEGRQYARTLRLVQDSQACSGWLSVSLDDERAQAQVTISDSLASVLPMLINRVRTAFDLDADPVAIHRVLQASFPTREGMRVPGTLDGFELAVRAVLGQQITVVAARTLGARLVTAFGEPIQTPVAALDRLFPTPATLAAASGDALGRLGITRQRQAALKALAEAVGEGRLVLSPGVDVAATCAQLRALPGIGDWTAQYIALRALRWPDAFPAGDVALQKALGVNSASAATQAAQGWRPWRGYAVLRAWQGLAGEARAN